In Deltaproteobacteria bacterium, the genomic window CGTAATCGTTTTTTGAAAATAAATCTTATCAAGATATTTGCTTCCCCACTCGTGCATCAGGTCCAGAATGGGTCTCAGGCTCTGTCCTTTTTGTGTCAGGGAATATTCCACTTTGGGCGGAATCTGAGGATAAACCTTCCTGAGAATAATGCCGTCTCTTTCCAGTTCTCTGAGCTGCTGGGTAAGCATCTTTTGTGTAATGCCGTTTAAAGATTTGTGCAGCTCCCCAAACCGTTTCGTCTCCTTGAACAACTCTCTGAGGATCAGCAGCTTCCACCTGCCTCCGATAATCCT contains:
- a CDS encoding winged helix-turn-helix transcriptional regulator, whose protein sequence is MIGGRWKLLILRELFKETKRFGELHKSLNGITQKMLTQQLRELERDGIILRKVYPQIPPKVEYSLTQKGQSLRPILDLMHEWGSKYLDKIYFQKTITVKTGKNDREDLVKVLHAQS